One genomic window of Bacteroidota bacterium includes the following:
- a CDS encoding type II toxin-antitoxin system VapB family antitoxin translates to MRTNIVIDDHLMSEVLKLTGLKTKREAVEFGLKTVVRLARQEKIKQLRGKVRWEGDLDQMRTDS, encoded by the coding sequence ATGCGCACCAACATAGTTATTGATGATCACTTGATGAGCGAAGTACTCAAGCTTACGGGTTTGAAAACGAAGCGAGAAGCCGTTGAGTTTGGATTGAAAACAGTTGTTCGACTTGCGCGACAAGAAAAGATAAAGCAACTCCGCGGCAAGGTTCGTTGGGAAGGAGATCTCGACCAAATGCGAACGGACTCATGA